Proteins encoded within one genomic window of Flavobacterium sp. NG2:
- a CDS encoding winged helix-turn-helix transcriptional regulator, translated as MNLIGTKWKPLLLFHLLDGALRSGLLQKMIPEISNKMFTQTVRELEKDGLITRKIYPVVPPKVEYELTERGKSLEAILRSLDKWGLEDISN; from the coding sequence ATGAATTTGATTGGTACCAAATGGAAACCTCTTCTTTTGTTCCATTTATTAGATGGAGCTTTGCGCTCTGGATTATTACAAAAAATGATTCCTGAAATTTCTAATAAAATGTTTACTCAAACAGTGAGGGAACTTGAAAAAGATGGTCTTATTACCAGAAAAATATACCCCGTTGTGCCACCAAAAGTAGAATATGAACTAACTGAACGAGGAAAATCACTTGAAGCTATTTTGAGAAGTTTGGATAAATGGGGATTAGAGGATATTTCTAATTAA
- a CDS encoding Hsp20/alpha crystallin family protein: protein MTIVRYQNQFPSLFDRFFNNDFDSWNRDNFSMTNTTLPSLNIKENSDAFFVEVAAPGFEKSDFNIELNDDLLTISSEKEVKNEEKEEERITKQEFSYQSFTRSIRLPELVEEDKIQAKYDNGILSITIPKKEEAKPKPIKKIAIK, encoded by the coding sequence ATGACAATTGTTAGATACCAAAATCAGTTTCCTAGTTTATTTGACAGATTTTTTAATAATGATTTTGACAGTTGGAATAGAGACAATTTTTCAATGACAAACACAACTTTACCTTCTTTGAACATCAAAGAAAATAGTGATGCTTTTTTTGTTGAAGTTGCTGCCCCTGGATTTGAAAAATCAGATTTCAATATTGAACTGAATGATGATTTATTAACCATATCTTCAGAGAAGGAAGTCAAAAATGAGGAAAAAGAGGAAGAAAGAATTACCAAACAAGAATTTAGCTACCAATCTTTTACTCGTTCCATAAGACTACCAGAACTAGTTGAAGAAGATAAAATTCAAGCCAAGTACGACAACGGAATTTTATCAATTACGATCCCAAAAAAAGAAGAAGCTAAACCAAAACCTATAAAAAAAATAGCAATTAAATAA